The Chryseolinea soli nucleotide sequence GGTGCGCGAATATGGTCCGACCAAAAGTATCCTGGGCATTTGTCTCGGACATCAGGGTATTGGCGAAGTCTATGGAGCAACCTTATTCAACATCCCCAAAGTGCTGCACGGTGTAACGTCGGTGGCCAGGGTGACCGACCGCAACGAATATCTTTTCAAGAACGTGCCCGACACGTTCCAGGCCACGCATTACCATTCCTGGGCCGTGAAACCCGAAACCCTCACCGACGACCTGCGCGCCACCGCCACCAACGACGACGGGCTCATCATGGGACTAACCCACGTGCGCTACGACGTGAAAGGTCTGCAATTCCACCCCGAATCCATCATGACGCCGGAAGGACCCAAGATGGTGGAGAATTGGTTGAAACATTGATCGCCCTGCATTCAGACCTCATACAAAAGCATTCAATAAAAACAACATGAAAGAAATTCTCAACGAACTCATCGACCACCGCTCGCTCACCAAAGAGTCGGCGAAGAAAGTGCTGGTCGACCTGGCGTCCGGAAAATATAATCCCAGCCTGACCACCGCCTTCATGACCGTGTACATGATGCGCAGCATTACGGTGGACGAACTGCAGGGCTTTCGCGATGCCATGCTGGAACTTTGCGTGCCGGCAAAATTTGATCAGCCCGTGATGGATGTTTGCGGCACCGGCGGCGATGGCAAGAATACCTTTAACATGTCGACGTTGTCCTCCTTTGTGGTGGCGGCGGCAGGACAGCCCGTTGCCAAGCACGGCAACTATGGCGTATCCTCGGCATGCGGATCGTCAAACCTGCTGGAATATTTTGGCTACAAATTCACGAACGACATCGACGAACTGAAGCGCAGCCTTGACCGGGCAAACATTTGCTTTATGCACGCCCCGCTGTTTCATCCCGCCATGAAGAATGTGGCGCCTATACGCAAGGAATTGGGCGTGAAGACATTTTTCAACATGCTGGGTCCGATGGTAAACCCGGCCTTTCCCACGCGACAGCTCGTGGGTGTGTTCAACCTGGAGCTGGCGCGGCAATACGGGTATTTATATCAGAACACAGAAAAAGATTTTGTCATCCTCCATTCCATCGACGGCTACGATGAAGTGTCGCTGACGGGGCCGTTCAAATTCTTTTTCAACGGCGGCGAAAAGATGCTGGAGCCGGCCGACCTTGGGTTGCCCCGCCTCACGCACGACGATATTCGCGGGGGCAGCACGGTGGAGGAATCCGCGAAGGTGTTTATGAACATTTTGGAAGGGAAAGGCACGCCCGCGCAAGTATCGGCCGTGACGGCCAATGCGGCGATGGCATTGTACACGGGTCATCAAAAAGAAGGCTTGCCGCGTGCCGTGGAACGTGCCACCGAAGCGCTCAAATCCGGAAAGGCGTTGCAGTCTTTCAAAAACCTGATGGGAAAATAAAACAAAGACCGACATGAACATTTTAGACGAGATCATCGCCTATAAAAAGAAAGAAGTTGCCGATCGCAAGGAGCTTTACCCGGTGAAATTGCTGGAGCAAAGTCACTACTTTGCCACGCAGCCGGTATCATTAAAGAAATACATTCAGCGCGACGACCTTTCAGGAATCATTGCCGAGATCAAACGCAAGTCGCCTTCAAAAGGAGTGATCAATCCGCACGTGTCGGTGGAGCGTACATCCATTGGCTATATGCAAGCCGGCGC carries:
- a CDS encoding anthranilate synthase component II, with product MKILVLDNYDSFTYNLVHILRALNYSLDVFRNDKIALEAVKAYDKILLSPGPGIPDEAGIMKQVVREYGPTKSILGICLGHQGIGEVYGATLFNIPKVLHGVTSVARVTDRNEYLFKNVPDTFQATHYHSWAVKPETLTDDLRATATNDDGLIMGLTHVRYDVKGLQFHPESIMTPEGPKMVENWLKH
- the trpD gene encoding anthranilate phosphoribosyltransferase; this translates as MKEILNELIDHRSLTKESAKKVLVDLASGKYNPSLTTAFMTVYMMRSITVDELQGFRDAMLELCVPAKFDQPVMDVCGTGGDGKNTFNMSTLSSFVVAAAGQPVAKHGNYGVSSACGSSNLLEYFGYKFTNDIDELKRSLDRANICFMHAPLFHPAMKNVAPIRKELGVKTFFNMLGPMVNPAFPTRQLVGVFNLELARQYGYLYQNTEKDFVILHSIDGYDEVSLTGPFKFFFNGGEKMLEPADLGLPRLTHDDIRGGSTVEESAKVFMNILEGKGTPAQVSAVTANAAMALYTGHQKEGLPRAVERATEALKSGKALQSFKNLMGK